TTGGTTTAAATGAGGTAAGGTCTTACGTAGATATCTATCAATACGTTGATTTGCTTCATGAGATTGAACGGTTAAAATTTCAAATTGCATTTTCTTAAATTAGTCTTAAATTTCGTTACAGCTTTATAAAGCAATTTAATTAAAAGATAAAGGAAGAAAAGTGAGCATTAAAAATAATACAGTAATCATTATCCCCGCCCGTCTTGCAGCCACCAGGCTTCCCAACAAGCCACTGCTTAAAATTGCAGGCCGTGAGATGATCTTACATGTACTTGAAAGGGCAATGAGTGCTAATGTTGCCGAAGTTTATGTAGCCTGCTGCTCAGAAGAAATTGCAGGTATTGTTACTTCCTTTGGTGGTAAGGCTGTAATAACTGACCCTAACTTACCAAGTGGTACTGACCGTGTTTATGCAGGGTTACTTGCAATTGAAGGCCATGAACGGTTCACTAATATTATTAACCTTCAGGGTGATATGCCTAACTTCAACCCTGAAATTATCATTAAAACAGTTGAAATTTTAGAAAAGTCTAATTGTGATATTGCTACAGTTGCCAGTCCTTGCACTTACGGCGAAGCTTTAAAAGAAAGTGTAGTTAAACCAGTATTTGGCAGTACAGCTCAAGGTTTTGCTAAAGCTTTATATTTCTCACGTAATTTAGTTCCTCATAATGCTACTCAATATTACCATCATATTGGCATTTATGGATATAGAAGAGCGGCACTTGAGAAATTTGTAAATCTTCCGGTTTCTCAACTTGAACAACATGAAAGATTGGAGCAACTTAGAGCTTTAGAACATGGGATGAATATTAACATCAGTGTCGTACAACATACTCCTATTTCAGTTGATACCCCTGATGATTTAACACTTGCCGATAGCTTACTGAGTGAAGAAGTTATAGCACTTAGAAATTATGGATTTTAGTTAACTGGTTTAAACTTGAAACATCAGGTACTTTAAGGCTCACAATTTTAAAGTACCTGCTAGCTATTAATAAGTTATTAACAAAATTTATTTAGCTCTTACAGCAAAAAATATTATTAATTTACCTATACTAAAACCCTCCAAATAAAGATTTTATTATGGTGCTTTTACAACTTACAATTTTTTAACATTTTTAGCTTTCTTAAATACGATTTTTGTGGTATAATCCAAACAACTTATAGGGAAATGGCGCCATTACCTACTATATACACATTTAAGCTTTAAGAGGAATTAAAATATGGTTAAGGTTAGCTTCGTAGTAAATGATGCTGTAGTATATCCATCCCATGGGGTTGGTTACATTATTGCTGAAGAAGTTCAAAATATTGCGGGTGTTGAGCTCAAAGTATTTGTAGTTGAATTTACTAAGGAAAAAATGACCCTTCGCGTACCTATACATCGCGCGACAGCTTGCGGCCTAAGACCAGTGCTAACAGCAGAAGAATTCAATAGAATATTTGAGATTTTAAACAGCAAGGCAAAGATCCAAAAAGGCATGTGGAGTAGACGCGCTGTAGAGTATGAAAATAAAATAAATTCTGGCAACTTAGAAGGCACTGCAGAAGTTGTAAGAGATTTGTTTAAGAACGTTAATGAAAACCCTGATTGCTCCTATAGTGAACGTATGATCTACGAAATGGCCATTACTCGCTTATCTTCTGAGTATGCTGCCGTACAAAAACAAGAAGTAGCACAATCAATAGAATATTTTACCCAACTTTTGCGCGAAAAAGAGATTGCATAATTTGATCAAAGGTGTAATTTAACACTAATAGATTTAGTTTAAAATTATACCTTTATTGAACATATGCAGCCAAAAACCATATTATTAGTTGATGATGAACAAATATGCATAGATAGTGTAGAGATGATTCTCGATGGCACTGACTATAAATTAATGGCAGCGGCGAGCGGAAGTCAAGCAATGGAAATTTTAAATGAACATGGCAGTAAGGTTAATTTAATTTTATTAGATTTAATGATGCTCGATTGCCATGGACTTGAGCTACTTCAACAAATAAAAGATAATCCTAAACTTACTACCATACCTATAATCCTTCAAACAGGCTCTCATAACGAACGAGATATTGCTATGGGAATATCTCTGGGGGCTGCATCTTGTATCTATAAGCCTTTTAAACGCGCAGCTTTAATTAATATGATCGATAGCGTATTAAATCCTCATAAATTAAACAGCTAATATAATAATTCTATTTAGACAGCAATTGACAAAAAGTTCAATTTTAATAAGAGAGATTAACTTTAGTTCCTATTAAATTATTTAACTTATTAATTAACCAAATTGTTAATCTAACTTTACTTTTAAGCTATTTTAAATTATTTATATATTAAGTTGTGTGCAGGAAATTTTATTAAGTTGTATTTGTTCTTATTAGTTGAGTTTCTATATAGATTTTTTTATAAATAGGGCTTATTATCCCATAAGAATCTACTTGAAAACCAAATTTATTTTTTTAAATTTTATTAATAAAATTTCCTTCACATAACCTAATATTTGAACAATCTATTTTATTATATATGTCGGAAGAATCACATCAAGTTATTAATTTTGGATGCCGCCTAAATGCTTATGAAAGCGAAGTTATGCGCAATGAACTAGATTCCCTTAAGAGTGAATCTCAGGTTTTTGTGTTTAATACTTGTGCTGTAACTAAAGAGGCTGAAAGGCAAGCAAAGCAATCTATTCGTAAAATTGCCAGAAATCACCCAAAAGCTAAAATAATTGTTACCGGATGTGCCGCACAAATCAATCCACAGCAATTTGTTAATATGCCTGAGGTTGATCAAGTATTGGGCAATGAAGAGAAAATGAAGCTCAGCTTTTATATTAATAACACTACAGAAAAAGCTATTGTAAACGATATCATGTCGGTTACCGAAACTGCATCTCATATGATTAACAGCTTTGACGGTAAAGCACGGAGCTTTATTCAAGTACAAAATGGCTGCAATCATCGCTGTACTTTTTGCATTATCCCTTATGGCAGAGGTAATTCACGAAGTGTGCCTATGGGTGAAATTGTTCAACAAATCAAAATATTAGTTGACCAAGGTTATAACGAAGTAGTGTTAACCGGGGTAGATATAACTGATTACGGACTAGATTTACCTGGAACACCTAATCTAGGACAAATGATAACTAGGTTACTTAATTTAACTCCAGAATTAAAACGACTTAGGCTTTCTT
This window of the Rickettsiales endosymbiont of Stachyamoeba lipophora genome carries:
- a CDS encoding 3-deoxy-manno-octulosonate cytidylyltransferase, with protein sequence MSIKNNTVIIIPARLAATRLPNKPLLKIAGREMILHVLERAMSANVAEVYVACCSEEIAGIVTSFGGKAVITDPNLPSGTDRVYAGLLAIEGHERFTNIINLQGDMPNFNPEIIIKTVEILEKSNCDIATVASPCTYGEALKESVVKPVFGSTAQGFAKALYFSRNLVPHNATQYYHHIGIYGYRRAALEKFVNLPVSQLEQHERLEQLRALEHGMNINISVVQHTPISVDTPDDLTLADSLLSEEVIALRNYGF
- the mtaB gene encoding tRNA (N(6)-L-threonylcarbamoyladenosine(37)-C(2))-methylthiotransferase MtaB is translated as MSEESHQVINFGCRLNAYESEVMRNELDSLKSESQVFVFNTCAVTKEAERQAKQSIRKIARNHPKAKIIVTGCAAQINPQQFVNMPEVDQVLGNEEKMKLSFYINNTTEKAIVNDIMSVTETASHMINSFDGKARSFIQVQNGCNHRCTFCIIPYGRGNSRSVPMGEIVQQIKILVDQGYNEVVLTGVDITDYGLDLPGTPNLGQMITRLLNLTPELKRLRLSSIDVAEIDDELIQLYKTNERLMPHFHISLQAGDNMILKRMKRRHTREQVLEFTQLMREIRPETSFGADIIAGFPTETEEMFDNSLKLISEAGLTHLHVFPYSEREGTPAAKIPSNRQVPKDIRKERARMLREAGEKQLNQFFTNFKGTTQKILLEAGNNSKTENYLPVKLNNFDLDEQIGKIIEVKITDTDQNNLIGTL
- a CDS encoding CarD family transcriptional regulator: MVKVSFVVNDAVVYPSHGVGYIIAEEVQNIAGVELKVFVVEFTKEKMTLRVPIHRATACGLRPVLTAEEFNRIFEILNSKAKIQKGMWSRRAVEYENKINSGNLEGTAEVVRDLFKNVNENPDCSYSERMIYEMAITRLSSEYAAVQKQEVAQSIEYFTQLLREKEIA
- a CDS encoding PleD family two-component system response regulator; amino-acid sequence: MQPKTILLVDDEQICIDSVEMILDGTDYKLMAAASGSQAMEILNEHGSKVNLILLDLMMLDCHGLELLQQIKDNPKLTTIPIILQTGSHNERDIAMGISLGAASCIYKPFKRAALINMIDSVLNPHKLNS